From Kitasatospora sp. MAP12-44:
CGTGCGAGATACGCTGATCCTGGAGGATCGCATCAAGACGCAGCGGGGATCTCGCCAAGTCGCAGATGCACGGGGAGCGCAGATGCACGGGGGACGTATGGGCGCACCAAGAATGGTCGAGACGGCCACGCTCGTCGGTCTCGGACTGGAGCAAGGCGCCGCACGGGTGTGGCAGGCGATGCATGCCGTACCCGATGCGGGAGTTGACGACCTGGCAGCCCTGCTGGGGGTCACCGCGGACGAGGTCGGGAGCTGCCTGACCGCACTGGCGGACCTGGCCCTGATCAGGGCCTCCATGGAGGATCCGCAGCGTCTGGTGCCCGTTGCCGCAGAGGCCGGCCTTGAGCTCCTGCTACGCCGCCAGGAGGAGCAACTCGCCGAACAGCGCCGCCAGGTCGAGGCCAAACGCGACCAGATCACCGCCCTGATCGCCGCCAGGGTGTCCGCCGGCGGTACGACCCAGGAGCTTGAGCACCTGGTCGGCCTGGACGTCATCCAAGCCCGGTTCGAGCGGTTGGCGTACTCCATCAAAGAGACCGTGGACAGCATGCTCCCCGGCACCGCGTTCCCGGCCGAGATGCTGGATGCCGCCAGGCCCTTGGACGAGGAGGTGGTGGCCCGCGGGGTGCGCATGCGCTCGCTCTACCAGACCGCGATCCACAACGACACCGCGACTCTGAGCTACGCCCGGGCGATGGCGGCCCGCGGCGCACACATCCGGACCGTGCCGGTCCTGGATCAGCGGCTGTGGCTGGGCGACGGCCGGATCGCCATCGTGCCGTTGGAGCCGGCCAATCCGCGCGCCGGTGCCGTGCTCGTCACGGCACCGGGCATCATCGCCTCGCTGTCCCAACTGTTCGAACACACCTGGAGCAACGCCGCGCCACTGGTGGTCGGCAACCCGGTGGAGCCGGCGACCGGCCTGACCGACACCGAGCGTGAACTGCTCACCATGCTCGCCGCCGGCCTGACCGACGAAGCCGCGGGCAAGCGACTGGGCGTCTCGCTGCGCACCGTCCGCCGGATGATGGCCGACCTGATGTCCCGTCTCGAAGCCGGTTCACGCTTCGAAGCCGGCATCAAGGCCGCCAAGAGAGGCTGGTTATAGGACGCCGTGCCCGCGAGCGACTCAGATCGAGCAGCCTTAAAGCCCGCCGCCCGCGTTGACGGTGGCCGCGTTCCCGACCACAGCGGCGATGCCCTGCTTCACCTGGTTCAGCCGGCCGAGGTTCGCCTGGATCGCCTGGTCCTCGTAGGCGCTCTCCACGGTGAACCAGGTGCCGATGACGTTGGTCTGCTGCCGGCACTGCGCATCCGCGGTGGCGGTCGCGATCTCCGCGGCGGACGCCGTGGTCGTGCCCTTCCACCGCTTGTCGTTCGTCGCGTCGTTCGGTGTCGGGTACGCGTAGCCCTTGGCCTTCATGCAGTCCGACCACTGGCTGAAGACGGCTCGCAGCCGATCGTCCGTCATCGAGTGCTGGTAGTCGTCGAAGTTGATGTCGACCGCCTGCGGAGAGTCGGTCATCGAGCCGCCCTGCGCGGTCAGCTTCGCGTCGGCCGCACCGAGGCAGCCACCCTTGGGGATCGGCAGGCCGTGGAACGTGGTGATCGGCTTCGAGTTGCCGGGGACGTCGCCGGCCAGCACGGTGATCTCCTCGGGCGCCAGGCGCGCCGGCGGGGTGGACGCGGCAGGGGCAGGGGCGGATTGCGGCACCCGGTACCCGTCGGCGGGATCAACCACGTCGTACCGGTGCGCCGCCTGGCCGCCCTGCCGAGGCTGTGGCTGGGGAGCCGGCGTGTACGAAAGGCCGAAGCGCTGCATGCACTGCACGGTCAGCTTGTCCCGCGCGGCGGTCACCTGCTCAAGCTGTTCCGCGGTGAACAGATACGCCTCGATCGGCATCGACCTGCCGACCGTGCTGTCGACGACCGGGATCACCCCGACCGGCGGGCGGGCCACCGGCGACGCGGGGGCGGCCGCATGGGCCGGCACGGGTTTCGCCGGCGCTGTGGTGGACACCGAGCAACCTGCGGTCAGTACGCCGACCACCGCGAACAGCGCGGCAGCCGACCGGAGTTCAGACGGACGGACGGGGGCCATGCCCAGGACTTCCTTTGCGGGTGGCGGACAGGTCGTGAAACCGAGGGGGAGGGCGTACGGCGCTACGGCCAGGCCAGCCAGTGGCTGACCTGGCCGTAAGCAGAGGCCCGCTGGGGGCGCAGCTCTAGAGGAAGGACTGCGACGCGTTCTGGTTGTAGACCACGGTGCCGACCAGGCTCGCCTCCGTGTAGCCCGAGATGTCGAAGTACGGGCCGCTCCAGTTGGAGTTGTAGAAGATCCGGACGGTGTTCGGGTTCATGTTGTACATGCTGCCGGCGTTGTTCTTGACGGCCTGGCCGTCACCGTCGCAGTTACCGCCGGCGCAGCCCTCGTAGTACCAGGCCGCGAGGTAGTTGTCGTGACCGCCATCGCCGTTGAAACCACCGGTGAAGTTCGAGTGGTAGTAAATGCAGTTGTCGGTGCCCCACACGCACCCACCCGGGCTCGCCGAGGCCGGCGACGCTCCCAGTCCGACGAGCACGGAGCCGAGTGCGGCAACACTCACGGCGGCGGCGGAAAGCTTCCTGCGGATGTTCATCGGGATCCTCTTCTGTCGTGGAGAATTTCTCGTTCTGCGGCCGGCAGAGCTCGGGCGACCTAACCACCTGGAATCGTGCAAGGAATTCCATCCACGATTCCGGAGAGTTTCTCTTCGCCTTGGCGCTGGTCACAAGAAAGAGTCTGCGCGACGCCCGAATAGGCCGTCAACGCTGTCCGAGGAACACCGGAGCATGGCGATACCGCCCGATTTGCGGCCTATTTTCCGGTCGCCCGGCAGCTCGTCGGGCCAGGCAAACTCGGACATCTCCCACCGAAAGCATTGCCGCGCGTTATCGGTTCGTTATTAGATGAGGATGATGATCGTGTTACCGCTGCAATGGAATTCCCCGCCGCCCTGAGCTGGCCGAAACCGGCACTCGAAGCGGCTGTTTCCGCAAGTTCGCACGTTATTGTGTTACAGCTGGACAGGCCCATGATCGTGTTATTGCAGGCACTGATTGTGTTATAGCTCGTTCCGCCGCGCTCGGGCGGCAGAGGCTCACCGGTCTCGGCATCCGTGCAGTGCGCATCGAAGACCTCGGCCGCCGTGAGAGGGACCAGCCGGCCTCCGCCCAGCGCCCAACCTCGAAGCTCCTTCACGGGAATCGCGCACCTCGCATCGGTCGTGAAGGCGACGCGGTCGGTGAAGGTGCGCAGCAGGACGCCGTGTTGACCAGGTTGCGGACTTGGTGGCAGCGCGGCGCCCTGGTGCGGCAGGATGATCCGCATGAGTCGTGCGTCCATACCCCAAGCCTCCGTGCCGAGTCGGCTCGGTCGGCTCACCACCGCCGAACGCCGGGTCTGGGACGCCTTCCCGCAGGGTGCGACGGTTGATCTGCGGACCGGCGATCCCGGCGCCGACGCGCCGGCCGAGGCCGGGCACTGGCCGTCCGCGCGCACGGTGCGCGGCGAGGTGATCGCCGCGCTGCTGCTCGGCGCCTGCCCCGCCGCGCCGGGTGCGGTGGCGGCGGTGCGGCTGGTCGGAGCGCGGATCACCGGTCCGCTGCGGATCGACCACGGGCAGGTCAGCTCACTCCTGCTACTGCGCAAGTGCCGGTTCGAGGGGCCGATCGACCTCGACGGCGCCACCACCGAGTCGATCGACCTGCGGGGCTCGTGGCTGACCACGCTCAGCGCGTACGGTGCCCAGGTGCGCGGCACGCTGGACCTGCGCGACACGGTAGTGGCCGGCGGCGGCCAGGCCATACACGCCGACGGCATCCGGATCGACGGCAGCCTGCTGGCCAACCGCACCGTGGTGACCGGCTCGTTCGACCTGATCAACGCGCAGATCAGCGGCCAGGTCACGCTGATCGAAGCCGAGTTGTCCAACCGGACCCTCGGCGGCCACTCGCTCAACGCCGGTGGCATCCGGGTCGGCCGAAGCCTGCTGGCCCAGGGCCTGCGGAGCGAGGGCGAACTGCGCCTGCCCGGTGCGCACATCGGCAGTTCGCTGCTGCTGAAGGGCGCGACGCTGGACGGCCGCGGCGGCTCGGCGCTGCACGGCGACTCGCTCACCGTCGCCAGCGAGGCCGACCTGCGGCCCTACCTGCCCTCCGCGCGCAAGGCCGGGCAGGAGCGGGCCGGGAAGCAGGCGGCCGAGCAGCGGGAGGCGGAGCAGCAGGCGGCCGAGGGCCAACAGGCCCAGCAGCAGCAGTGCTTCACCGCGATCGGCACGGTCCGCCTGCCGGGAGCGCGCTTCGGCAAGGGCCTCGACCTCGGCGGCGCCACCCTCGCCCCCACCCCGGAGCAACCCGCGCTGCTCGCCGACCGGATGGTCGTCGAGGGCAGCCTGCACCTGGGCGACGACTTCCGGACCGAGGGCGAGATCCGGCTCTCCGGCGTCCGGATCACCGGCCACCTCGAACTGGTCGGCATGGACTGCCCCAAGGCCCTGCTGAACCTCTACGCGGCCTCCGCCGAGGGCGGCGTCCGCGACCAACTCTCCTCCTGGCCGGAGCGGTTGAACCTCGACGGGTTCACCTACGGACCGTTCAGCGCCTACATCGAGTCCGAGCAGCGGGTGCTGCTGCTCAAGCGCCAGGCCCGCCGCTCGGACGACCTGATCGGCGGCTTCCGCGCCCAGCCGTACGAGCAACTGGCCTCCTACTACCGCTCGCTGGGCAACGACGGCGAGGCCAGGACCGTGCTGCTGGCCAAGCAGCGGGCGCTGCGCGGCAAGCTGCCGTGGCGCCGCCGGATACCCGGCTATGTGATCGACCTGCTGGTCGGCTACGGCTACCGCCCGCTGCGCGCGGTCGGCTGGGCGGCGGGTCTGCTGGCGGCCAGCAGCCTCTACTTCGACCAGGTCCGGCCCGAGCACGTCAGCGCCGAGGACACCTCGGTCTTCAACCCGGTGCTCTATGCCGCCGACCACCTGATCCCGGTGATCCACTTCGGCGAGCCCGACGTCTGGCAGTACCACGGCCTCCCGGAGGTGGTCACCGCCGTGCTGACCGTCCTGGGCTGGACCCTGGGCATCGCCATCGCGGCCGCCGCCACCCGCACCTTCACCCGGAACTGAAACCGGGCGGAACCCGAGCAGCAACCGGCGGAACCCGAGCAGAACAGCAGCGTCGTAAGCTGTCTGTCCAGATGAGACGCAAGACAGAGCTTCCCCCCTCCCCCCTGCCGCAGCGATCGGGGATCGACCCGGTGCGCTTGCGGCTGCCCGCCGACGGCCCGTGGTCGACGGTGCGCGGCTATCTGCTGGACCACTTCCCCGAGCGGCTGGGCGAGCAGGTGGACGTGATGCTGCGGGAGGGGCGGTTCGTCGGCGTGGACGGGCCGATCGCGCCGGCTGCGGCGTTTCGGCCGCACGCCTATGTGTGGTTCCACCGGGACCTGCCGGACGAGGTCCCGGTGCCGTTCGGGATCGACGTGCTCTACCGCGACGAGCGGCTGCTGGTGGTGGACAAGCCGCACTTCCTGGCCACCATGCCGCGCGGCCGGCACGTGACCGAGACCGCGCTCGCCCGGCTGCGCCGCGATCTGGAGCTGCCGGAGCTCAGCCCCGCCCACCGGCTTGACCGGCTGACCGCGGGGCTGGCGATGTTCGTCATCACGCCCGAGCACCGCGGCGCCTACCAGATGCTCTTCCATGACCGCCTGGTCCGCAAGGAGTACGAGGCGATCGCGCCCTACCGCCCCGAGCTCGCGCTGCCGAGGACCGTGCGCAGCCGGATCGTCAAGGAGCGCGGGGTGATCGCCGCCCAGGAGGTGGCGGGGGAACCCAACAGCGAGAGCCTGGTCGAGTTGATCGAGCACCGCGGCGGGCTGGGCCGCTACCGGCTGGTCCCGCACACCGGGCGCACCCACCAGTTGCGCCTGCACATGAGCAGCCTGGGCATCCCGCTGCTCGGCGATCCGGTGTACCCGGTGGTGCTGGCCGAGACGCCACTGGACGACTTCGGCAGTCCGCTGCAACTACTGGCCAGGCGACTGGAGTTCACCGACCCGGTGACGGGCGAGGAGCGCAGCTTCCGCAGCCGGCGCACCCTGGGCGCCTGGATCTCCTAAGGCTGGATCCTCTAAGGCCTGTCCTGACCCTTGACCACGATGGTGTGCGCGGCGCCCGCAGCGCCGGAGCCGGAGTGCGCGTGCGCGCAGGCGTCGAACCCGATCTGGAGGGCCACCACGCCGACCAGGGCGACGACGCAGACCACCGTGCGACGGGCCAGTTGGGGAGCGCCTTGGGTCACGGGATGGTGCATGCT
This genomic window contains:
- a CDS encoding LuxR C-terminal-related transcriptional regulator — encoded protein: MHGGRMGAPRMVETATLVGLGLEQGAARVWQAMHAVPDAGVDDLAALLGVTADEVGSCLTALADLALIRASMEDPQRLVPVAAEAGLELLLRRQEEQLAEQRRQVEAKRDQITALIAARVSAGGTTQELEHLVGLDVIQARFERLAYSIKETVDSMLPGTAFPAEMLDAARPLDEEVVARGVRMRSLYQTAIHNDTATLSYARAMAARGAHIRTVPVLDQRLWLGDGRIAIVPLEPANPRAGAVLVTAPGIIASLSQLFEHTWSNAAPLVVGNPVEPATGLTDTERELLTMLAAGLTDEAAGKRLGVSLRTVRRMMADLMSRLEAGSRFEAGIKAAKRGWL
- a CDS encoding peptidase inhibitor family I36 protein, which gives rise to MNIRRKLSAAAVSVAALGSVLVGLGASPASASPGGCVWGTDNCIYYHSNFTGGFNGDGGHDNYLAAWYYEGCAGGNCDGDGQAVKNNAGSMYNMNPNTVRIFYNSNWSGPYFDISGYTEASLVGTVVYNQNASQSFL
- a CDS encoding pentapeptide repeat-containing protein; amino-acid sequence: MSRASIPQASVPSRLGRLTTAERRVWDAFPQGATVDLRTGDPGADAPAEAGHWPSARTVRGEVIAALLLGACPAAPGAVAAVRLVGARITGPLRIDHGQVSSLLLLRKCRFEGPIDLDGATTESIDLRGSWLTTLSAYGAQVRGTLDLRDTVVAGGGQAIHADGIRIDGSLLANRTVVTGSFDLINAQISGQVTLIEAELSNRTLGGHSLNAGGIRVGRSLLAQGLRSEGELRLPGAHIGSSLLLKGATLDGRGGSALHGDSLTVASEADLRPYLPSARKAGQERAGKQAAEQREAEQQAAEGQQAQQQQCFTAIGTVRLPGARFGKGLDLGGATLAPTPEQPALLADRMVVEGSLHLGDDFRTEGEIRLSGVRITGHLELVGMDCPKALLNLYAASAEGGVRDQLSSWPERLNLDGFTYGPFSAYIESEQRVLLLKRQARRSDDLIGGFRAQPYEQLASYYRSLGNDGEARTVLLAKQRALRGKLPWRRRIPGYVIDLLVGYGYRPLRAVGWAAGLLAASSLYFDQVRPEHVSAEDTSVFNPVLYAADHLIPVIHFGEPDVWQYHGLPEVVTAVLTVLGWTLGIAIAAAATRTFTRN
- a CDS encoding RluA family pseudouridine synthase; amino-acid sequence: MRRKTELPPSPLPQRSGIDPVRLRLPADGPWSTVRGYLLDHFPERLGEQVDVMLREGRFVGVDGPIAPAAAFRPHAYVWFHRDLPDEVPVPFGIDVLYRDERLLVVDKPHFLATMPRGRHVTETALARLRRDLELPELSPAHRLDRLTAGLAMFVITPEHRGAYQMLFHDRLVRKEYEAIAPYRPELALPRTVRSRIVKERGVIAAQEVAGEPNSESLVELIEHRGGLGRYRLVPHTGRTHQLRLHMSSLGIPLLGDPVYPVVLAETPLDDFGSPLQLLARRLEFTDPVTGEERSFRSRRTLGAWIS